Within the Dermacentor silvarum isolate Dsil-2018 chromosome 8, BIME_Dsil_1.4, whole genome shotgun sequence genome, the region GAAGTCGTAGAGTTCTAGGAGATCTCATGGAAACGTATACCTGTGCTCGAGCTCTCGGTCTACTTTAGCGCCTTTTCGTTGCATTAGTTGTTTATAAccatagttaaaaaaaaaactgttgtggCGATGACTTTTCGCTAGTAAAGGGAGAGCATAATCTATCACAAAGTACGTTCACCTAATTGGTTTGAAGACGTCTTCAGTGTCCTATTTGAAACGTCTTGCGGGGAATGCTTACGCTTGGATCATCGAAGTATTTGAGCATAACGTTACCGTAATGCCGATACCGTTATGGCCGATACCGTCTGCCGCTGAGGGGGTAACGGTGGTGCTATATAAGAGACACGCTATGTTTAAGGCCCTATTGACGCGCCGTTCACTACGACGACGTCCAAAGGTGGAGCCTCGCTGCTTCTGCTCCTATCGCAGCGTGGTGCGCGAGATCGTGAAGCAGGACGCTCGACTGGTGAACGAGACGGACATCCACTGGAACACGCCGCTTCACGTGGCGGCGCAGGGCGGCTTCAGCGAGACGGCCGCCATATTGGTGGAGGCGGGCGCCTACCTTGAGGCCAAGAACTACTACGAGTGGACGCCCCTGACGGTAGCCTGCAAGAACGGCGACTTCGACACCGTCTCCAACCTGTTGGGCGCCGGGGCGTCCGTCAACAGCGTCGACAAGATGAAGGTCAGTACGAGGTCAACCTTCATCACGTAACGCAAAGGGTCATTAGAGGCTGAACGTAAAGTTTAGCGTCTCCGATATCGAAGCatttcagatatatatatatatatatatatatatgtaaatgagaagcacaacttcggggttatcttaggtttatttacacCCAACAGTTTTGGTGGGTGGACCTAGCTacctttttcatatatatatatatatatatatatatatatatatatatatatatatatatatatatatatatatagtctaggagcttaccaccgtcgttgaaaagcaaagtgtacaatcatagcattctaccggtgattaatatatggggtagaaacttggaggttaacaaagaagctcgagaacaagttaaggaccgcacaaagagcgctgGGACGAAAAATGTTAACCTgatcgttaagagacaggaagagagcggtgcggatcaaagagcaaacggggatagccaatattctaatgactagctgacattaagagaaagaaatgaagctgggcaggccatgtaatgcgtaggagagataaccggtggacccttagagttacagaatgggtgccaagagaaaggaagcgcagtcaaggatggcagaacactgggtggggtgatgaagttaggaaatttgcaggcccacgTTAAAATCaggctagcgcaaggcaggggtaattggaggtcgcagggagaggccttcgtcctgcagtgaatatctatatatatatatatatatatatatatatatatatatattggttcgCATGTCAGCTCAATACGGGAGGATCGAGTCAGAAGCCAGGGTGTAATCGCCTCATCCGACCTCGTTTGCATCAAGCTGGTTTGCTCAGGCACACTTCTTATGCTATGTTAAGTGCTATTATAGATAATGCTGCACTTGTTCGTTCACTTTTGTCGTCAAGTATACATATCATTCGCACCAACTTGAGCTCTTCAAAAACATTCGGTGGCGCTCATTGGCCTATGCAATTGTGGGGAAGAACCGTGCGCTTCGCTTTTTATTTAACTATATAAGAAACGCGCTTCATGTACCTCGACTTCTGCGTATGCCTCTTGTTATTTATTTTCCATTAGAGTGAATTTTAGAATATTACTATAGTTCATCCACTACAGGGACTCCAGATGCGACGCTATGTTTTAGTGGAGGGACGTTTTGTTTGCCAACCACTGTATTATACTTGTGTAGCTAATTTTACTTCGTCAAATGGTAAACTGATAACGTCGTTTGTTTTTCAAAGCGCCGTGAGAAACTCCTAGGTTCTCATGCTACATGTCATGCCGTGTCGATACCAAACGCGTATACCATCAATTCTATTAAATGTTATCGCATTGAAACATTTTAACGCTTTAGTCGAATGTCGTTCGGTAACATCAATACATACTAACATTTTCCAAagcatttttttgttgttgttgttgttgttgttgttgtaacaAGTGCGCTGCGACACTATGGCAGCGGCAAAGGTAAAGCGTTGCTTCCTCAGAACAGGCCACTTCACATCGCGGCTCAGTTTGGCAACGAGTCCGTTGTGAAGCTCCTGCTGAATCGCAAAGACGTCAGAGACTTCGTCTGCAAAAGGAACGCCAACAAGGAGAACTGTCTCGACATTGCCATTGAGGAAGAACACAGGTGAGGTGTCTTCTCTGCCCTATGCCCACATTTCTCCTGTTTAAATTCTTACATcgattaaattaaattctggggttttacgtggcaaaaccaaaATCTGATCATGAGGCAACGCCGTacttggggactccggattaattgtgaccacctgggtttcttcaaCGTGCGCACCTAACGCACGGTACATGGGCTTTactgcatttcgaccccatcgaagaTGCGACCgcctgcggccgggattcgatcccgcgaccttgagcTTAGCAGCGACGCCAAGCCACTATACGCCAACACGGCGGGTTGTTATAATTCAGGCAGAACACGGTAAACAAGACGCAGCTCGACACCAAATGACATAGAAAGAGAGTGCAGATAGCGTTTATGCCGACGATACAAAATACCTCAGAATTCCTAGGCGGGCTCTCGGAACTTCGAGTTTTTCGCGTCAGGGGAAGAAAGCAACAAGACATTGCTTGCTGCAACAGTGTCATGAAATGAATTGCAGGTATAGCTTGAGTTACTGCACAGGATATTTCAACTGGTCAAAAGCGGCTTTGAAATTTATTAATTTCTCGCCTGCTCTTTCTCTCAGGCCGAGTCGCTAAACTCCTGAGTTTGCGGCATGGCGCCGACCGCCACCAACATATTCCATCGACGTCTCCATCTGTGAAGTCATCGCGAGTTTATCGCGAGCAATGACTCCTACTTAGATGCTGCCGCATTATTGGTCACTAAAAGCTCCGCGGAATCTGTGACGCGGTATCATCGCATCTGGAAACGttaactcgtttttttttttttaagaagtaTAAAAAATGGACAGAAGGGTGTCGTTATGACGTGTTATACCAACGAGCTAGATTAGGACATGATGGATTATGATGTTCAGGATAAGAAGCGGGCACAATCAACGCGCTCACATACGCGCTGCGCTTGAAGCCTTGCAACAAATATTTATTGCTTGAAACGCCTAGTTCTCGTCGCTTAACTGTCGATTGCACCTGGTCTAAACCCGTCTAGGTCCCATTTAGGAAAATTTTAAAAGAACTTAACTCTTACCCTTCCTACTCAAACAAACGCCATAAACGCCACTACGGTGTCCTCGGGCACCCGCCGAACCGATTTGATGCAGTTGCAAttaaaagagaagaaaaaaataaactacTGCCGACTGTTGTGAGAAGATTTTCCATTCGTGTCCACATCCCGGACCAGGAggaattttcttcaactgcgagtaTTTGTTCCTGGGAAACCCGTaagggtttcctttgtagttttGTGCTACAATTCGGGTGGATGTCAATCTTTGCCTTTCGTGcactttcctccaccttgcaggTTCCCGCAGAACTCATATGTCATAGTTTTATTTAACAACCTAATGCAAATCAAAAGTTATCGAAAGAAATGAAACCAACAGCCTTACAACTGTGCATTGCGATTGCCGCTTCCCATGAAACACTCAAAACTGGCGCGTCAGCTTAGAGATTACTGAACAGTGGCTGCGTGAGCGTTGCGGAAGTCCGATTCTATTCTATTCGTAGACACGTGTTGTATatatcgaatttttttttttttaggaggtaCCAAATTTTTAACGTTGCCTATGGCAGAGAGCACAAGTCTagcccttgatctaaattacttgatgaggcggccattacttctacgagaaataaaaatgcctaattatataattaacataattaccctacctctttatttaattattttgcggcacatgtttaaatctacgaattatagccggtgaacTTGAAAAGgcgtatccactcggaacgaattctctgaactgcaccagcttcgagatgttaattttcaatgtatctgacgaaatgcattggtgttccagttacttttgtgcttcaatgcataaaacagcgtgtttttttttttttttttttttttttcggcgatcGTACGTGACTCATTTGGGGTGATGGCCCGCAGTTTGAGAAACACTGCACAAATAAAGAAACACTAATAAAACACTAATAAAAGAAACACTGGTCGCAAATAGTCAGCCTTGTTCACTGAAATTCTGAATACTGGATAATCTCTCTAATACTCAGGGATGTCGTTGAAGCGCTGCTGAAGAGCCGGTTCTGGAAGGAACTTCTGCAAAACTCGACGGAGAGCGAGCAGTACGGAACTCACCAGACTCCCCTGCGAAGCCTAATTCGCACTATGCCAGGTCGGTACCCTGATTTCTTGTGACTCCTCGGCCCcgagctcaaacgctcgggaacactgttTGGAAATCAAAGTTCATAACACGTGCGTATGTTATGATTGAGGTGGGCTCGTCTCGCTGTCGAGCGGCGACAACGTTCACGAacaagcgcgtttttttttttttttttttttgcgagatagCGATAACACGATCACAGAGGCGTATTCGAGGAAAGCGACCGGCCAACAGTGAAAGAACATGCGCATGCAATACCAACACAGGTGCAAATGAAGCTTGCTGAGATTGTGCAATGCAAGAAACAAAGTATCTAACAATTTTACACTGATTTTATCTTATTTTCTCTGCGACTATTCATCTCAAGCAGATCTGACAATCTACGCGAAACTGTCAGATGCCTCACCGTTCGCCGTTCACCGCACACTGCGATAACCAGTTTTGATTTCGACTTGCTACTCTGCGCAGACCTGGCCACGCTCGTGTTCAACAGCTGCGTCATGGTCGAAGCCGGGTCTGACGAGGACCCCAATAAGTCGGTCACGTACCAGTACCAGTTCCTGGACGACGCGTTCTGTGGTTGCGGGGCCGACGACTCCGGCGACGAGAGTGACTCGGACTCGGACTCGCCCGCCCCAGGCGAGTGCGTTAGAGTGCACTTGAGGACTAGTGGTGTTTTCTGCAATGCCAGCTACGAGAATTTCAGTACACAGAAGCACTGAAGCACAAGCTGCTCCACTACATCAGATGCTATTTCTCGGTGATGTTCCTAGTTTGATAGAGAGAGCCAATGGCTCCTCATTACATTAGCGTGATTGGACTACAGGCCTTTGGGCAAGCGCCCACGCGGCTCATCAGTGTACAAGGCTTTGAAGGCGCTTTAACGTTCTTTGAGATTAGCCGGCGCCTGTGTGATCATCCCTGACAACGTGACATTTCCTTGTGCACTCTTGCGTCCAGGGAGCCATCACGTTCTTCTTCCCGTGTCTTCATATCCCCCTACCCCGTCCACGGGAGAGAGGGGTGAAACATAGCGCAGTTTCTTCAGACAGAAATATTCACAAGCCCTCAAAAGACAACTTGGATATGCCAGCAGACATCGGAGATAATGGGACAATAACACTGAAGACGAGCAGCATCTGAAAGATCAAACGTATCATAGGTAGTACAACTTATACAAGTTGTCCAGTAATTGTGATGCGCACCTAATGTATGTAAATTAAGACACCGTCTTCCGTTATTTAGGCTTGAGAAATGTAATTATGTTAGCACGATAGGTGGCTGCGCGTCACAGACGATTTTCGGTCATTGGTACTAAGATGAAAATGTGAAAAATAGATCCATTGTAACTTGGCTTAACTTGGACAATCCCGTGATCGAATGACAATTAACGTAAGCATGTGAGCACTAATAGCAATTATGTATGAATGTACCGAAATTTCAGTGCTCTGATTCTTCCGTTGCTTTGGTAGAGACAAAATAAAACTATTAATGTCACGGCAAAGCTAAAGTATAGCATGCAGTTCGCAACGCATGTGACAGAAATCTAACCCAGACAGCGAGTCACGATGTCTAAcacatactcttttttttttcactcttaaCCTCCATAAGATATCACGAGCGTTATTGGAACACGGGATCTTGTCTCTCTCGCAGTGAGGAAAGTCTACGATGACAACGGCAATGTGCTTCCTGGTACGCCTCTCTATTCTAAGGACTTCGGCACCCTCAAGCAAAACCACCCACTCATGATCATGGTGCGTAATAAACGCGCTCTTATGAGAGCACTCGAAGTGTGAATAAAGTGCAACATTCTTCAAATAAATTCGCAGATTTAGTATTGCTCCTCATTGAACGCTCATCGCCTATAAGAGGTCATGATACTCCTTAGGGCCAATCCAAAGGGACAACATTGTGAAGTCGTCATCCGTGAATTCCGCCTGGGCTAGAGACCTAATTAGCGCATACGGCCCGAGACAGCCAAGACGACACGGATGTGAAAAAGATAATGCCAAATGAGTGACTAATAACTAGTCAAGTCTAAGAGCCACTCAATGCCTTAGGAAGTTAGCGTTGTCTAATTTTTAGTCAGTTGTGTCTTGTTCTTGTCAGGCCATAGACTGATTTTAGGTCTGCTGAACGGAGGCAGCATTCCAGGTAGACATGGACGAATCACCATTGGCTTGTTACACTACGCTGCCGTCTTGAACGCAGTTAGAGGCGGAACACGAGGGAATCCCCCCTTGGCGGATACGCAATGTCGTTACGTCGAAGTAAGCTCCCCCAAGACTGGCGGTTTCGGTGCATATACGTGCTCGTCCTTGGTTCTTCCGCGCAGGCAAACGAAAGGCGGCGCGCCCTACTGGGCCACGAACTGTGCAAGAGCCTCCTGCTGCACAAATGGGAGAGCTACGGCCGCTACGTGTACTACAGCACTATGTGTATCTACCTGCTCTTCCTGGGATGCCTCACGTCGTTCGCCATGGGCACTCCGGCGCCGTGCCCGCTGGACTTCCCGCATTTCAACACCACCTGCTCGTGAGTGACGTTGCTATGAGTTAATTACTACACCTTACCTTATCACAGTTGCGTTAAATTCGCAAACAATCACTCCAAAGCTGAGTCTATGTCTGTACGTAACTTTTACAAGATGAAATGAAAACCAACAGAGGCAAACTGGGTGACAATAATTCCCTCTCTACATCTGTCTTTCACTTTCGTCTGTTAGCGAACAACACCTGgcgttccctttctttctttcttcctttttttttttgcgcaggttTATCTCGCGATACAATACCTGCGCCGTCATCGGTGAGGCATCGGACGAAGGACAGTACATGCAGACGGACTTCGCTCGGAAGGCTAAAATTATTATATTCATGGTGTCTCTCATATTCCTGCTGAAGGAGGTTGGTCTTTTACGTAGGCGCGTGCGACAGTGCGAATACAGGAACATTATGGTCGCAGGTCTTCCAAATGTACAACACGCGTTGGAACTACCTCGACCTCGAAAACCTGTCGGAGTGGAGCTGCTACGTCTGCTCCCTACTCTTTGTTTTCAACTTCACTGACTGTTCGGCAGCAACCGGCGTCCCAGAGGTACTGCTCCTTTAAGTTATCCTAATAGGTTATGTCCTCGAAAAATGCTGATTGTCAAGACGAAAAAAAACACTATTCGAACGAATTTAGCAATGGTATGAAAAGCCCGAAAACGTTTGGACAGCTTGTTACGCAATACAAGTTTAGATATGTAAGTGTTTCAGTTCTATAGATAACGCCAAGCTCGCATGTCCTTCAGCCCTGGCAGTGGCACCTGGGCGTCGTGTCCGTGTTCCTCAGCTGGGCCCTGCTGGTGATCTACATCAGAAAGCTTCCCTTTTTGGGAATCTACGTCGTCATGTTCACTAATGTGCTCAGCACCTTCTGCCAGTTCTTCatggtcttcttcctcttcattGTGGCCTTTGCCCTGACTTTCTTCGCGCTTCTGCAGAATCAGGTATGTGGTAGCATTAATTCGTCAAAAATAAGAAAACAGGCACCAGTGCTGCAAATTGTCTCACAGATGTTCACTCTGTAgcgatgaaaaaaatgtcacgcGATGGTTTTGGGGGACTCCTACCTTCACAATCCTTCCTCATTATAAACTATGAAACTGAGCTCGGTAAGaaatatttttccttttttttcttctttcttttcttactgGTACAAAGACTTACTTCTAATTGGGAGAAAAACCAAAACGCGTATTTAGTAAGAAGACACTCAGCTGAGCACAAAACAATGGTAAACACTTCCTTTTAGTTGTTTTTCTTTATGTATCCCCACGGATCGGCTCAAGAGTGGCTTTACTTCGTAAGGAGGGGGAAGGGtgccataataaaaaaaaaaacaatttcagaGCGATCTCCCAATCTTCGCAACACTCGCGGTAGTGCTGAATGTGGAACACAATAAATCATTTTGGCTATTTCGAAGGTGCACTACAGCTTTGAAGATAGTGTAGACGGCTACAAAGAATCACGCAAGAGAACGTGTAATTCTTCCAACAACGTGACAACGCCTGCACTACTTTTGCATTGCCAAACGCTAGAGTAGTTCCGTGGTTCTGCCACGTGACGCCAAAATGACAGCAACAGTAAGATTCAAACTGGCGTTCTCGTTTCCCGCTGCAGGCTCCGTTCGACACTCCGTGGAAGGCAATCATGAAGACCACAGTGATGATGATTGGCGAGATCGAGTACGACAGCATATTCACCGAGAACGTGCTGCCGTACGAGACCTCCTCGTACATCCTGATGGCCATGTTCATCGTACTCATGACCATCATCACGTCCAACCTGCTCGTCGGTCTGGCCGTTGACGACATCAAGGAGGTCCTAGAGCAAGCCGAACTTAAGAGGCTCGGAATGCAGGCAAGTATTTGTGCGCTCACAGGAGAGAAACAAGCGTGCACGAGCCTCATCAAATTCTCATCAAGAACAGCAACACCTTTCAGGCGCCCCTTCTCTGTCTAGTGTTTAAACCCTACGCTGCAAATCGCGTGTCGCATGAAAGTTGACCGATGTTATTCTAAAAATAAAGGTTACGCAAGCAGACCAATAGAAAGCCGGAAGACTCTGTTTTAGGAGGAAGGATAACCAGGTATATATCAACTTCACATCATAGAAAGCATTTTTTCGCTGCGTAGTGCAAGACATTCACGAGCAAAGTGTTTCTGGGACGTGTTCTACATGGTCATCCACTTGTATTATTACTCGTTCGATAATCGTTCGATGATCGCCAAAAAGTTCAATAAATAACATCCACGCATCACCTATTTAATTCATGGCTTCAGCGGGGATATTGGGCTTGCGAAATCGAAGCGAGCCAGTAAGCAAAGCTTAACCACTTGCTCGAAAGTCTGTGCCCAgcactggttttcagaaatacgagtTCAAATACGAACTGCGAAAGAATGAAGTTTACTGAAATTGGAAAAAATAGTTACTGGAATACTAGTGCATTTCAACACGCATTTCCCTGAAGGATAAAAAAGGGGGTCCctaccctcccacccctcacctaATCCACCTCTGATGTATCCACGCCTGGTGCATTTTGAATCCACATATCTCGAAACCTGGTGCTAGGCACGGATTTTCAAGCAAATTATTATGCTTTGCCTACAGGCTTATTTCAATTTTGCAATTGCAACAAGCCCCCTAAAGTTACTAATTAAGATGTATATTTCGAAAATTATTCATTGTACTGGCGATATCGAACAAATTATCATGTCCGCCACTCAGTCGAACTTGAGCCAGCAAAATTTGTCGCTTCGTATCTCATTTCCTAATTTTAACACTCAGAGACAGCCGTCGGCGAAACGAAGGTGTGTTCCGTGCTGTCGCCGTTTTACGCCGTGCGGAAGTTTCTTGTGTCTAGCCTCCGATCAATCAATATTCGCACACAGGTGAAGCTCGTATTGACAGTGGAAACGATGCTGCCAACGTGGGTTCGACGCCGAGTCGTCGTGCAGAAGAGAACTGTGAAGCCTAACAAGAAGACCAAGCTGGCCATCTTATTGCGGCGAATGTTCGGCATCAACGTCCACACGGTTCAGCACAAAGGCCAA harbors:
- the LOC119460936 gene encoding LOW QUALITY PROTEIN: transient receptor potential cation channel subfamily A member 1 homolog (The sequence of the model RefSeq protein was modified relative to this genomic sequence to represent the inferred CDS: deleted 2 bases in 2 codons); the encoded protein is MPLFPKRQPSLLSMHLPLRSTKSIPTMDLFQAIAEGKEGVLSQYLEDLSDPIRRLKVNDRDKNTGATLLHQAVKMKNNSILDMLLTYGADPNVKDKMGFTPLHYVAKFVRPEKRRSIILACEDSASLMIQTLMSAVGTGANAIDAWGMTPLHHASLSGNSHVVRCLLPYPSVDKEVTDKQGRTALHNAATLGDAEVVRLLLSHGANIHAVDKKGLTPLHIAAKEGSLQAVRLFCQEIQKEDIPVVLLSRRDKQNKTPLHYAVENNHIDIVRFLLEKGVDPNCSSSTGLTALHLAAMRGGVPMCQLLMDHGAATDVLADGNKTPLFLAATNDRPLIVAFLLDKGAGIEDRDVEGNSPLLGAVDSGSVEVVRLLLDRGADIESRNNDDRNVLHMAVLSKNEDVLQVLLGVKGSEQLINRKDCDGDTPLHHAARNAFLDIVQVLLKRGARASAKNSSEETTLHAACHYNFPNVVREIVKQDARLVNETDIHWNTPLHVAAQGGFSETAAILVEAGAYLEAKNYYEWTPLTVACKNGDFDTVSNLLGAGASVNSVDKMKNRPLHIAAQFGNESVVKLLLNRKDVRDFVCKRNANKENCLDIAIEEEHRDVVEALLKSRFWKELLQNSTESEQYGTHQTPLRSLIRTMPDLATLVFNSCVMVEAGSDEDPNKSVTYQYQFLDDAFCGCGADDSGDESDSDSDSPAPVRKVYDDNGNVLPGTPLYSKDFGTLKQNHPLMIMANERRRALLGHELCKSLLLHKWESYGRYVYYSTMCIYLLFLGCLTSFAMGTPAPCPLDFPHFNTTCSFISRYNTCAVIGEASDEGQYMQTDFARKAKIIIFMVSLIFLLKEVFQMYNTRWNYLDLENLSEWSCYVCSLLFVFNFTDCSAATGVPEPWQWHLGVVSVFLSWALLVIYIRKLPFLGIYVVMFTNVLSTFCQFFMVFFLFIVAFALTFFALLQNQAPFDTPWKAIMKTTVMMIGEIEYDSIFTENVLPYETSSYILMAMFIVLMTIITSNLLVGLAVDDIKEVLEQAELKRLGMQVKLVLTVETMLPTWVRRRVVVQKRTVKPNKKTKLAILLRRMFGINVHTVQHKGQDEKYTVEKVYEHQEAMERMLKHLEERMNILTQQGHRLEKAFNALSHRLDDDSDGRSRSARTSLSNDL